One window from the genome of Rhodopirellula bahusiensis encodes:
- a CDS encoding GNAT family N-acetyltransferase, with protein MKRILLAILFIAILSAVPLVVSWTAEPVPIIGLIVPSDYLRQIEVDPRFRRRGVGKSLLDDAAVRSAKMGLSRVVLDVWAFNNAAQGLFDSVGFSAFGSKLVLEIKLNQDHG; from the coding sequence ATGAAAAGGATATTGCTGGCAATCCTTTTCATCGCGATTCTCTCGGCCGTACCATTGGTGGTGTCATGGACTGCTGAACCGGTCCCAATCATCGGACTGATCGTGCCATCAGACTACCTACGCCAAATCGAAGTTGATCCCAGGTTTCGTCGACGCGGCGTAGGTAAGTCACTTCTGGATGACGCGGCAGTAAGATCGGCCAAAATGGGGCTGTCGCGTGTGGTTCTCGATGTCTGGGCGTTCAACAATGCCGCTCAAGGGTTATTTGATTCGGTCGGTTTCTCGGCTTTTGGATCCAAACTGGTTCTGGAAATCAAGTTGAACCAAGATCATGGATGA
- a CDS encoding DUF1349 domain-containing protein: MRFVAFVAFATFGFHLVAQEPAAKEPTVKEQQIEGWGTPINPAGDCSFAASDEDLTIVVPGTETPHDLSPELESSTAPRVVQPVSGDFVVEVRVDGMFQPGDESTQPGRTGYTGAGLVVFADEGNFIRLERATLHRQAGEPEPYTNFEIRVDGRLERIGIVGELPADQSKPTWLRLERKGDLMLGSVSLDGNNWEHGDPKELRAEAWAGNGIVAGVAAISTSKGNFEPRYSALSLQRGSVPSDE; this comes from the coding sequence ATGAGATTTGTAGCTTTCGTCGCTTTCGCAACCTTTGGCTTTCACCTCGTCGCCCAGGAACCGGCGGCAAAGGAACCGACAGTAAAGGAACAGCAAATTGAAGGCTGGGGCACGCCGATCAACCCCGCGGGCGACTGCAGTTTCGCTGCTTCCGATGAAGATTTGACGATTGTTGTGCCCGGTACCGAGACGCCTCATGACTTGAGTCCCGAGTTGGAAAGCAGCACGGCTCCTCGGGTCGTTCAACCTGTTTCCGGTGACTTCGTTGTTGAAGTTCGGGTGGACGGTATGTTTCAACCGGGCGATGAATCAACGCAACCGGGCCGTACCGGATACACAGGTGCGGGGCTGGTCGTGTTCGCTGACGAGGGGAACTTCATTCGACTCGAGCGTGCGACGCTTCATCGGCAAGCGGGTGAGCCTGAGCCCTACACGAACTTTGAAATCCGCGTGGACGGGAGGCTCGAAAGAATTGGCATCGTCGGAGAGCTACCAGCGGATCAATCCAAGCCGACCTGGCTCCGGCTGGAACGCAAGGGCGATCTCATGCTCGGCTCGGTGAGCCTTGACGGAAACAACTGGGAACATGGCGACCCGAAGGAACTTCGCGCGGAAGCGTGGGCGGGGAATGGCATTGTCGCTGGCGTGGCTGCGATCAGCACTTCGAAAGGAAACTTTGAGCCGAGGTACTCCGCATTGTCGTTGCAGCGAGGCTCGGTGCCGAGCGACGAATAG
- a CDS encoding BON domain-containing protein — protein sequence MILIKQSLAASLSAAFLLCSTSFADSPSPTTEELQSAIEADFDDAGRLSENEIDVVVESNIVTLAGTVLSLQDRQIAESIAKRTRGVVAVQNRILVKRSSRSDSEIQSDVRKVLRFNDGVEKPPIKTEVSGGTVALLGEVDSLAQKRIAEFAAAGVRGVSEVDNQITVRMSSDRSDEELRAEISALIVQSVYFDNANIDVQVNEHVAKLSGAVGSVAAKDRLGQIAEIWGIAAVDVTDVEVNPDKLDDSLREQRYADMDDQSITAAVRRSFEADPYLFSRVEEIDVSTKQAKVQLTGTVDRGFVQTRAAELVRNVVGVRRINNDLEVEYPNEQPSDATIIKETQQALARSGHLDRREIRVHCDRAHVSLYGLVDSQLEKRVAHAIADGVAGVVHVNNSLAVEAEPSGKSDERITKDLNRKLKYTLLDRSDQIDVTVEDGVAILRGHVDTWLQWQTAMDLAVEAGAHHPHNMIKVRYHPPHSGEQYFIPQ from the coding sequence ATGATCTTGATCAAACAAAGTCTGGCGGCATCTCTTTCCGCCGCGTTTCTACTTTGCTCCACATCGTTCGCCGATTCACCGTCGCCCACCACCGAAGAACTTCAATCTGCGATCGAAGCCGATTTCGACGACGCGGGACGATTGAGTGAGAATGAAATCGACGTGGTGGTTGAGTCCAACATTGTCACGCTTGCCGGTACCGTTCTCAGTTTGCAGGATCGGCAAATTGCCGAATCGATCGCCAAGCGAACAAGAGGTGTTGTCGCGGTCCAAAACCGAATTCTGGTCAAACGGTCATCGCGATCGGATTCCGAAATTCAGTCCGACGTGCGAAAGGTGTTGCGTTTCAACGATGGTGTGGAAAAGCCTCCGATCAAAACGGAAGTCTCTGGTGGCACGGTCGCACTCCTCGGCGAAGTTGACTCGTTGGCCCAGAAACGGATCGCTGAGTTTGCTGCTGCCGGCGTCCGCGGTGTTTCTGAAGTCGACAATCAGATCACGGTTCGCATGTCGAGCGATCGCTCCGACGAAGAGTTGCGAGCGGAGATCAGTGCTCTCATCGTTCAATCGGTCTACTTTGACAACGCGAATATCGACGTCCAGGTCAACGAACATGTTGCAAAGCTGAGCGGTGCGGTTGGCTCGGTCGCGGCGAAAGACCGCTTGGGACAAATCGCTGAGATTTGGGGCATCGCGGCTGTCGACGTCACCGATGTAGAAGTCAATCCAGACAAGCTTGACGATTCGCTTCGTGAACAGCGATACGCTGACATGGATGATCAAAGCATCACCGCTGCGGTCCGTCGCTCGTTCGAGGCCGACCCATATCTCTTTTCTCGCGTTGAAGAGATTGATGTTTCAACCAAACAAGCCAAGGTCCAGTTAACCGGCACCGTTGATCGAGGCTTTGTCCAAACGCGAGCGGCCGAACTGGTTCGCAACGTCGTCGGAGTCCGCCGAATCAACAATGATTTGGAGGTGGAGTACCCGAACGAACAACCTTCCGATGCGACCATTATCAAAGAGACGCAGCAAGCTCTCGCCCGAAGTGGTCACCTCGATCGTCGCGAGATCCGAGTCCACTGCGACCGAGCACACGTCAGCCTGTATGGCTTGGTGGATTCACAACTGGAAAAAAGGGTTGCTCACGCGATCGCCGACGGTGTTGCCGGGGTTGTTCACGTCAACAACTCACTTGCGGTCGAAGCCGAACCGTCCGGCAAAAGTGATGAGCGAATCACGAAGGATCTCAACCGTAAGCTGAAGTACACGTTGTTGGATCGCAGCGACCAGATTGACGTCACGGTGGAAGACGGCGTCGCTATCTTGCGAGGCCACGTCGACACTTGGCTCCAGTGGCAGACTGCGATGGACTTGGCCGTGGAGGCGGGGGCTCATCATCCACACAACATGATCAAAGTCCGCTATCACCCTCCCCATTCCGGCGAGCAGTACTTCATCCCGCAGTGA